The following nucleotide sequence is from Neokomagataea tanensis.
TGTGTTCGGGCGTAAAATCACCTAGAGCTTCGATCTGGGCAACTTCAAATGCACGGGCAATGTGCGTGCGGGCGCTGTCGAGTGACGGAATGCCCGGGACAGGGGCTAAACGCTCTGAGTGTTCAGGTGGAATTAGATCCGGAACAGATAAAATTTCTGCCGGATCGAGCCTTGCCAACAATTCCGGCAAAGCGTCGGGCATTATGGTTGCGGTTTCGAAGGCACCCGTTGAAATATCAATCCACGCAGCGCCGAGTTGCTGCGCTTTGCTACGCTCCGGTGATGGGGCGATTGCGACGAGGAGATTGGCCCGTCCGGCTTCTAAGAGTTCATCTTCCGTTAACGTGCCGGGGGAGACAACGCGGACAATGGCACGGGGTAAGGGGCCTTTTTGCCCCTTTTGCGGAGCTTGTGTCTGCTCAGCGACGGCGACCCTAAAGCCACGGCGTATGAGGCGGGCAAGGTATGCGGGCGCGGCAGAAACTGGAACACCACACATTGGGATTGGTTCGCCATCGTGGGAGCCACGGGCCGTCAGGGCAATGTCAAGCGCATGAGCCGCAGCTTGGGCATCCGCAAAGAAGAGCTCGTAGAAGTCTCCCATACGAAAGAACAACAGTGCTTCTGGCTCTTGTTCTTTGAGGGTAAACCACTGGGCCATAGCGGGTGTTGCTTTGGCGGCTGACGACGGGGGCTTGAGGGAACCGATGGGTCCGATCTCCAAATGTGTATGAAAGGGTGCTGAATACCGATTCACAGAAGCGGTGTGAACCGGTTGGCTGATGTCTTTTAGCGAGTGCGCCGCCGGGCGATGCGTTTTTGCAACGCTGCCTGCACATCCTTAACTTTCATAATGCCAAGCCCATCAAGAGCCGCAGCATAAATGATGGCCCCAAGGACGACCAGCGCACCCATGGCAGCAACACGTAAAATTCCGTGTTGGTACAGAACGTGGGGGCGAGAATTTTTTGGCCAGCTGCGACCCAAAGCCCCATAATGATAGAGGCCGCGAGAATGCGTGGCACGCGCTTCTTGAGTGCTTGATCAGGCTGCAACACGCCGCGTTTGTGGAGTAGTGTAGCTAGACAAATGACGTTTATGATGGCTGCCAATGTGCTGGCGAGGGGCGGGCCAAGGTACCCAAGCGGATGAAACAGCGCGAGGTTGAGCCCAAGGTTTAGCGCAAGCGTCGCAAAGCCAATGCGTACGGGCGTTTTTGTATCCCCGTATGCAAAAAAGCCGGGGGATAAGACTTTAATCAAAATGAAAGCTGGAAGCCCGGCCGCAAAAGCGCGCAGACATTCCGCTGCCAAAAGTGCATCTGGTGTAGAAAAATGACCATAAGCAAAAAGCCCGGTCATCAGCAGTGGGGCTAAAGCGATAAGACCTGCCGTGGCGGGCAGGGTGAGCAGGAGCGCATAATCAAGTGCGCGGTTTAAGCTGGCCCGGGCGTTGTCTGTGTCGTTGGTTGCGACGTGCCGGGACAAAACCGGCATGAGGGTGGTCGCAGCGGCAGCCCCAAGGACACCAAGAGGAAGCTGGTTCAGACGGTCAGCTGCATTGAGGATGGATACTCCGCCAACCGGTAGTTTTGTGGCAATTATTGTGTCCACGGTCAGGTTGATCTGTGTGATGCCTGAACCTAAAAGGCCCGGGCCCATACGACGCAGCATCATGCGCATATCAGGCGAAAGGGTCGGCCGAACGAGCAAGGGCAGAAGGCCTGCGCGTTTTGTGGCCCAAAGCAGTGCCGTAAATTGCACCACGCCTGATAGTGTTACGCCCCATGCAGACGCGAACACTACATCATGCCAGCCCCAATACCCGATATAGGTGGCAGCAATGCCGATGACGTTAAAAGCCAGATAAGCGGCGGATGCCGCGCTGTAATACCCGCGTCCGTTAAGTATTCCGGCTACAAGTGCAGCTGCGCAAATGAGGACCATATACGGGAATGTAATACGCGTTAGCGCGACCGCTAATGCAAAGCGGCTTCCGTCCGGGCTGAAGTCTGATGTCAGCCAGATAACAACGGGTGTAAAAATCTCGCAGATTACCGTCAGGATAACCAGCCAAGAGACAAGGGCTGAGAGCGCCTGACTGGCGAAAAGAAGGGCTTTATCGTGACCCTCCTGCTCATATTTTGCGGTGAACATCGGCACGAAAGCCGAGTTCAAAGCACCTTCCCCGAAGAGGCGTCGGAACATGTTGGGCAGCCGCAATGCAACGAGATAAGCATCAAGTGCGGGGCCGGCGCCCAAAAAATTGTACAGGAGCTGGTCACGGACAAGGCCGAGAACCCGCGAAAGCATGGTCCAGCCGCCGACAGTCAGGAAATTACGAATCATGGTATCGTCTTTAGCTTAACAAGAAGCCAGACGATACCACTGGAATCGGCCGAGAGGCGTGATTAGTGCAGGCCGTTTTTCTGCCTGTGGATGCGTTGGGGAGCAAGGCGCAGAGAGGAGAGGGCGCCAAGGCTGACGATGAGCAGAGCCACCTGCCCAATGCTCATCAGGCTGGCCCAGAAAGTGCCTGAGACAGATAAAAAGTGATCAACATTTTGAGCGACCACCGGGCAGAGCGCGCCAAGGGCTGCAACGATGAGTAGTGGCAGAAGAGGTTTGAGCGGAGAACTCTGCGAAGAGGTGGTCATGGGGTCGCTCCATGTCATGCAACTGTCATGAAGCTGGCTTAGTTCGATACGATCCGTCAAGGAAAAAGCAGTTTGTGCCGACGAGTCCTCAGCAATCCAAGAGCAGGCGTTGCACAGCGTGCTCAATACGTTTGCCTTCAGGTTTCGTAAGAGAAGTATACCACTTATCAAGATGGCCTTGGCCGTTGATCAGATATTTGTAGAAGTTCCAGCGTGGGGTTGAGAGGAAGCCGCCTTCCTTACGGAGCCATTTGAAAAGAGGGATGGCGTCAGGGCCGCGCACAGAGGCTTTGGCGGCCATCGGAAAGCTAACGCCGTAATTGCGGTGGCAGAACGCACCGATTTCATCTGACGAGCCCGGCTCTTGGTTGCCAAATTCGTTGGATGGAATACCGATAATGGCAAGCCCGTTATCTTTTTCACGGCCATAGACGGACCACAGGTGTTGAAGCCCCTCATATTGAGGGGTGAAGCCGCATTTTGATGCTGTGTTTACGAGTAGGATCGGGCGGCCCTGATAGTCAGAAAAATTTATGGTCTTTCCATCGAGGGACGGTAGGCTGAAGTCATATATGCTTGGCATGTGTTCCCCCGGACTCTTCGAACAGGATTTGTATTTTCGACACAAGATATAAACGACGAAACGTCGTTAGGATATGCCGCTCTCTGCATTAGTCTCCGATGCGTATATTAGTTTCCGCTCTGACAGGCCTTCGTCAATCGCGATTGATGCGATGGAGAAGGGCACGGGTTTATGTGCTGTTATGAATGTCAAACAACCGACCACGGTGCCACCCACTACGCCCCCCGGCCAAGCGGGTACGGGATTATTAAGCCCGCGAAGGCTTTTCGAATCTTGTGCATGGCGTAAGGTGTCGTTCTACCTATTTGAAAAAGTGTATGTTTATGACCTTTCGCCGCCGTGCTTATTCCTCTCTTTTGCTTGGTACTGCCCTTGCTTTAACTCTCGGCAAAGCCGTTGCTGCGCCGTTTGATCCGGCGTCGTTAGGGCCGATTAATCCGGCACGTATGTCAGATGCTATCAAAGTGCTTGCCTCGGATCCTTTTCAAGGTCGTGCGCCGGGGACACCGGGTGAAGCGGTTACGGTAAAATGGCTGATTGAGCAGTACCAGAAAATTGGTTTGGAGCCGGGTGGCGATAATGGAGGCTGGACGCAAACGGTCCCGATGTTGCGTACACGCCCCAACCCTTCCACGGTGGCCACTGTACGCACCGGGGCAAAAACCAGCCAGTTCCATCAGTTGAATGACCTTGTTCTTTCAACGCTTCAGCCGCGTAAGCGGGTGGTAATTGACCACGCACCGCTTGTATTTGTCGGCTACGGCGTATCCGCCCCTGAGCGGAATTGGGATGACTTCAAGGGCGTAGACTTGCATGGGAAAATTGCCGTATTTTTGGTGAACGACCCAGATTTTGAGGCTGCATCCAACGAACCTGTTTCTGGGCGGTTTGGCGGCAAAACAATGACCTATTATGGCCGTTGGACGTATAAATTCGAGGAAGCGGCGCGGCAGGGTGCCCTTGGTGCTCTTATCATTCACGATACGGCTGGTGCATCTTACCCCTGGAGCACGGTGATTGCCCCGAGCGGTGAGGAATATGATATTTTGCGCCCTAATGCGGCGACAGCATCTGTCCCGATGATTGGGTGGATGTCGACACCGACAGCGGAGCGTATTTTTGCGCAAGCTGGACTGGACCTGCCGCATCTAAGGGTCGCAGCACGCTCGCCTGATTTCAAGCCGGTGACGTTGGCTGACACGACGTTCTCGGTCAAAATGTCTGTAAAAGTGGATTACCTGAAGAGCCAAAACGTTATTGGTAAAATCAGTGGCTCCAAATACCCTGATGAGAGTGTTTTGTTCGGCGCGCATTGGGACGCTTTTGGTCAGAGTAAAAACCCGAAAGGTCAGGTTTCCATCCGTCGTGGAGCTATTGATGATGGCTCAGGTATTGCGGCGCTTTTTGAATTGGCGCGGTCTTTCCAATCAGGTCCGAAGCCGTTGCGCACGCTCCGCTTTGCAGCATGGACCGGAGAAGAGCGCGGGCTGCTGGGCTCCAACTGGTATGCGACACACCCTCTAGCACCGCTTGAAAAAACAGCTGCAGATTTAACGATGGATGTATTGCAGATGGCTGGGCCATCTCGGAATGCTTACATTATTGGGGCAGGGCAGGACAGCTTGCAGGACCAGTTTGCCGATGCTGCAAAAGAGCAAGGGCGGACTACAGAGCCTGAATCTATGCCAGAGCGCGGCGCTTTTTATCGTGCCGATCATTTGCCGTTTGCACGGGCAGGAGTGCCGGTCTTGGCCGTAATGGATATGGCGGGTCCGTTTGACTTGTATGAGGGGGGCAAAGAGGCTGGCCTGACATGGCTCAAAAATTACATGCAGTGTTACCATCAGGCGTGTGATGAATGGCGCGCTGATTGGGACCTGCGTGGGGCGGCGCAAGATGTAGAGGCTGTGCGCCGGGTGGGGGCCAAGCTCGCATTTTCCCATGACTGGCCAACATGGAAGCAAGGCTCTGAATTTGCGGCGATACGCCAAAAAAGCAGCGC
It contains:
- a CDS encoding glutathione peroxidase, which codes for MPSIYDFSLPSLDGKTINFSDYQGRPILLVNTASKCGFTPQYEGLQHLWSVYGREKDNGLAIIGIPSNEFGNQEPGSSDEIGAFCHRNYGVSFPMAAKASVRGPDAIPLFKWLRKEGGFLSTPRWNFYKYLINGQGHLDKWYTSLTKPEGKRIEHAVQRLLLDC
- a CDS encoding M28 family metallopeptidase is translated as MTFRRRAYSSLLLGTALALTLGKAVAAPFDPASLGPINPARMSDAIKVLASDPFQGRAPGTPGEAVTVKWLIEQYQKIGLEPGGDNGGWTQTVPMLRTRPNPSTVATVRTGAKTSQFHQLNDLVLSTLQPRKRVVIDHAPLVFVGYGVSAPERNWDDFKGVDLHGKIAVFLVNDPDFEAASNEPVSGRFGGKTMTYYGRWTYKFEEAARQGALGALIIHDTAGASYPWSTVIAPSGEEYDILRPNAATASVPMIGWMSTPTAERIFAQAGLDLPHLRVAARSPDFKPVTLADTTFSVKMSVKVDYLKSQNVIGKISGSKYPDESVLFGAHWDAFGQSKNPKGQVSIRRGAIDDGSGIAALFELARSFQSGPKPLRTLRFAAWTGEERGLLGSNWYATHPLAPLEKTAADLTMDVLQMAGPSRNAYIIGAGQDSLQDQFADAAKEQGRTTEPESMPERGAFYRADHLPFARAGVPVLAVMDMAGPFDLYEGGKEAGLTWLKNYMQCYHQACDEWRADWDLRGAAQDVEAVRRVGAKLAFSHDWPTWKQGSEFAAIRQKSSAVRSETP